The following coding sequences are from one Candidatus Neomarinimicrobiota bacterium window:
- the hutU gene encoding urocanate hydratase: MKRIITPPTGTKLHCKGWHQEAAYRMIQHNLSPDVAENPDELIVYGGYGKAARNWEAFDAILRSLKDLENDETLMIQSGKPVAVFKTHEQAPRVLISNSMLVPNWANWEHFNELDKKGLMMYGQMTAGSWIYIGTQGILQGTYETLASLAKQHGWSDLRSKVVVTAGLGGMGGAQPLAVTMNNGIALVIEIDPSRIQRRLETRYLDRSTKNLAEALKWIKTARTDGQALSVGLEGNAADILPELISRGFIPEVVTDQTSAHDELRGYYPHGISFDEANALRESDPDKYIKLSYQSMARHVEAMLAFQKAGSIVFDYGNNIRAQAKKAGVQNAFDFKGFVPEYIRPLFCEGKGPFRWVALSGDPQDIYRTDELVKELFPEDEALIRWINLAHDQVEFQGLPSRICWLGYGERAKLGLAMNELVRKGEISAPLVIGRDHLDSGSVASPNRETEAMKDGSDAVADWPILNALVNAVGGASWISVHHGGGVGMGYAIHAGMVIVADGSKEMDERLQRVLTTDPGMGIARHADAGYELAIEIADERDVKLPMING; this comes from the coding sequence ATGAAGCGCATCATTACACCGCCTACAGGTACCAAATTGCATTGTAAAGGTTGGCATCAGGAAGCTGCTTATCGCATGATACAACATAACCTGAGTCCTGATGTTGCTGAAAATCCAGACGAGTTGATCGTCTATGGTGGTTACGGCAAAGCTGCTCGGAACTGGGAAGCCTTTGATGCCATTCTAAGATCCTTGAAAGATCTGGAGAATGATGAAACCTTGATGATTCAATCCGGTAAACCGGTGGCCGTGTTCAAAACCCACGAACAAGCCCCACGTGTTCTCATCAGCAACTCGATGCTGGTTCCCAACTGGGCAAACTGGGAACACTTCAATGAACTAGACAAAAAAGGTTTGATGATGTACGGTCAAATGACCGCAGGCAGTTGGATCTATATTGGTACCCAGGGTATCCTGCAAGGTACCTACGAAACCCTTGCATCCCTGGCAAAACAGCATGGTTGGAGTGATTTGCGCAGCAAGGTTGTTGTAACTGCTGGTCTTGGTGGAATGGGCGGTGCCCAACCTCTGGCTGTGACCATGAATAATGGGATCGCGCTGGTCATCGAGATCGATCCAAGTCGCATTCAGCGTCGATTGGAAACCCGATATCTGGATCGCTCGACCAAAAATCTTGCTGAAGCTCTGAAGTGGATCAAAACGGCTAGAACTGATGGGCAGGCACTAAGTGTCGGTTTGGAAGGAAATGCAGCAGATATTCTCCCTGAACTGATCTCACGCGGATTTATACCCGAGGTGGTCACTGATCAAACTTCTGCTCATGATGAATTACGCGGGTATTACCCTCACGGTATCAGTTTTGATGAGGCGAATGCTCTACGAGAATCTGATCCTGATAAGTACATCAAGCTGAGTTATCAGTCTATGGCGCGTCATGTTGAAGCCATGCTGGCTTTTCAAAAAGCTGGCTCCATCGTTTTTGATTATGGTAATAATATACGGGCTCAAGCTAAAAAAGCTGGCGTACAGAATGCTTTCGATTTTAAAGGATTTGTTCCAGAGTATATCCGCCCACTTTTTTGTGAAGGCAAAGGTCCTTTTCGTTGGGTTGCTCTTTCAGGCGATCCCCAGGATATCTATAGAACCGATGAGCTGGTAAAAGAGCTGTTTCCTGAAGATGAAGCGTTGATTCGCTGGATCAATTTAGCTCATGATCAGGTTGAATTTCAAGGGCTACCCAGCCGAATCTGTTGGTTAGGATACGGTGAAAGAGCCAAGCTGGGGTTGGCCATGAATGAATTGGTACGCAAAGGCGAGATATCAGCACCCCTGGTGATTGGACGTGATCATCTTGATTCCGGATCAGTCGCTTCACCCAACCGTGAGACCGAAGCCATGAAAGATGGCTCTGATGCAGTGGCCGACTGGCCTATCCTCAATGCGTTGGTGAACGCAGTTGGCGGTGCCAGTTGGATTTCAGTGCATCACGGAGGCGGAGTCGGTATGGGTTATGCAATTCATGCCGGGATGGTTATAGTAGCTGATGGCTCAAAGGAAATGGATGAACGTTTACAACGTGTGCTGACCACTGACCCCGGAATGGGTATTGCCCGGCATGCTGATGCTGGATACGAGTTGGCTATTGAAATAGCCGATGAGCGTGATGTGAAATTGCCCATGATCAATGGATAG
- the hutI gene encoding imidazolonepropionase: MNSKRIKGITNIGQWASWNPATKKMEVGEGGTWLIEGDCFVEYRSKSYTDPDFLDAKNKLVTPGLIDPHTHPAFAATRELEFEMRSQGKSYQEIAEAGGGIRNSVRKLRDISESELTGCVKQRLDLMLAHGTTTVECKSGYGLSTEAEIKSLRAIRTASKESSIQTFSTLLGAHEIPDEYRQDRKSYIRLIIDEMIPQVAAEGLADFCDVFCEEGVYTTSETQQILEAAQKSGMLLRFHADEFVSTGGAELAAQMGALSADHLMAISDEGIKALANSGTVATLLPGTTFFLGSNTWAPARKMLDSGVVLALATDFNPGSNMSLSMPFIMTLAVIYLHLTPLEALQAATYGAARSLGISGSRGAIQSGYQADAVIWDLDNYRQLPYFYGVDHVRNVVIAGERVTP; the protein is encoded by the coding sequence ATGAATTCCAAACGTATCAAAGGCATCACCAATATTGGCCAATGGGCTTCATGGAACCCTGCTACGAAAAAAATGGAAGTGGGGGAGGGCGGAACCTGGCTCATAGAGGGCGACTGCTTTGTAGAATACCGTTCGAAGTCTTACACTGATCCTGATTTTTTGGATGCAAAAAATAAATTGGTTACACCTGGACTGATCGACCCTCATACACACCCAGCTTTCGCCGCCACCCGTGAGTTGGAATTCGAGATGCGCTCCCAGGGGAAAAGCTACCAGGAAATTGCTGAAGCAGGTGGTGGAATTCGTAACTCGGTTCGAAAACTACGTGATATCTCTGAATCTGAACTGACTGGATGTGTAAAGCAGAGACTCGATCTGATGTTGGCGCATGGAACCACTACTGTCGAGTGCAAGAGCGGTTATGGACTCTCAACAGAGGCTGAAATAAAATCTTTGCGTGCCATCCGCACTGCTTCTAAAGAATCGTCCATTCAGACCTTTTCCACTTTATTGGGAGCTCACGAAATACCTGATGAATACCGCCAAGATCGTAAGAGCTATATCAGATTGATCATTGATGAGATGATTCCCCAGGTAGCTGCAGAGGGCCTGGCAGACTTTTGTGATGTTTTCTGCGAAGAGGGAGTCTATACCACCAGCGAAACTCAGCAGATTCTGGAGGCGGCTCAAAAGTCTGGAATGCTTTTGAGATTTCACGCGGATGAGTTTGTTTCCACTGGCGGTGCTGAGTTGGCTGCCCAGATGGGCGCACTTTCAGCCGATCATCTTATGGCCATCTCAGATGAAGGGATCAAAGCACTGGCTAATTCGGGTACAGTGGCTACCCTTTTACCGGGAACTACTTTCTTTTTGGGGAGCAACACCTGGGCACCTGCCAGGAAGATGTTGGATTCCGGTGTAGTACTGGCTTTGGCTACGGATTTCAATCCTGGTAGTAACATGAGTCTCTCCATGCCTTTCATCATGACCCTGGCAGTGATTTACTTGCATCTGACGCCTCTTGAAGCCCTCCAGGCAGCCACCTATGGCGCCGCAAGATCACTGGGTATCTCAGGATCACGGGGCGCGATACAGTCCGGTTATCAAGCTGATGCTGTGATCTGGGATCTGGATAATTATCGTCAACTACCCTATTTCTATGGTGTCGATCACGTTAGGAATGTGGTGATTGCAGGTGAACGCGTAACTCCCTGA